The region TTGTAAAGTTTACAGCATTAAACAAAACAAGGAAACAACTGAAAGACAAGCAGAATCTCAGATATGACAGAGGGGTGTTGCAAATGAAATAGCAGGAAAAAAGATCAGTGCAACGGGAAATTGTAGAAATTAcagttttagggtttttttttttttaaaaatgcataattCAGATCCCCCCAACTGTATTTCCAAACCACTCAAAAATCCTTTCAAACAAAAAACCCATCAGGTtcacaaatatatatttatacattCGCGCGCACACGTACAAGATAAATAGTTAAAAAACACACAACCCAAACACAGAGGGCCACGCTCTTTTCAAAGGTTTAATGGCTATTTGTGGGGCAAGAAGCAGAGGAAAGGGGAATGCAGGAGATATGGCAGTGGTAAAAAAATATATCTTTAGTGCATACAAAAAGGAAGGAGGAGACAACTGCAGAAACAAAATGCCAAtgggaaagccactgcaagaaGGCAGTCAAATGCCTCTGCATTTACGGGGTTGTCTGTGTGCATGCGCCACATCAGATTCAGAGCAGCATCGAAATTACACAGGCAAGtcactttcctctcccccccccccttcctctttcaCTCTGTAGAATGGACTGGAAGTTAAATTGTGCATTAAAAAGTTAAATTCTGGATCTTTCAGtagtttccccccctctctcttgaaGTTCTCCTTCCGGACAGCAGGGGGCATATGTGTTCTATTCAACAGATTTCCaggtctttccccccccccctccacttttgaAAGGGCCTTGCCAAAAGTCATCACTGacaaaaaaaaggccttttcTTGAATTCTTAAGGTGATCTGACAAGATAGCAATAATTAAATACAATTTGGAAGGGAGGGAATTACCCCTCCCCGAAAGGAGGAAATCTTGAGATTTCCTGTCCAGAAACCAGTCAAAATTCAAGAATTATTGACAGACACCGTGAAAGAGTGCTGGAAAGTGTCCCACCCAGCCCCCTGAGGGGGTCGAACAATTGTCATCTTGTTCAAAAGAGGGCGTGTCAAGTAGTCAACACTAAGATTAGGGAGGCAGGGCATggggggcaggggtgtcaaaataagatagtgtgtgtgtgtgtgtgtgcaggaacATGTCTTAAAGCACCTGACCAGTTCCTCGACCGAAACAAAGCAAATACTGTGGAACAACCGAGGTagatggaaaaaaaaacccaaaacaaaaaaggagggggaattttgtttctttttacagTAGACCAAAACCTCATGAGACATGAaaacttttcccctccccccaaagcaagTAAACACTCCCCAATAAATCTCTGCAAGTCCCCACATCTCGtctcgcaaaaaaaaaaaataattaaaagattCCAAGCAGCTTTGAAATTTCCTTAAGAATCAACCCCTCTACAACATTAAGGCAGCAacgacgggggtgggggggagagaaggggcgtACAACTTGCAGCCCAAGTGTCCTGGAAGGGGGGGGATGTGGAATTGTGCCAGGGGGCGGCCTCTCCCCTCCTTTGCCCCCACTCTCCAGCTCCTGTTGGCTGATGCCTACAAAACCTGCACGTTTGaggtctttttgtgtgtgtgcgctggAACACGACAGATCGGATTGGATCTcgcaagagcccccccccccaagtctcccccCACCGCCTCGAgtgaacagcccccccccctctccgcaCCCTCCGTCTTCGCCTTGGATCTCTGCCTTCTCTTGCTCGGAGACGCCAAAAGAACAGACCCCCGCTCCCCGGGCCAGACAGGGAGGCCTGCGGGGGGCGGGAGACGAAGCCAAGAGTCAGGGCGCACGTTCTGTTCACAGCTCGGCAGGCAAGGTCAAGAGGCCCCGGTCCGAAGAGGCGGCGGAGAGAGCGCCAAATGCGAACGCCCGCAGCAGCCCTTCCATGTTCTTCGGCGGCCCCAGCGGCACGTCGCCTTCACCGGAACAGCCCGATGGGCCGGCCGGCCTCGTCTGGTCGAGTCCCGCAGCCCCCTCCGCCCCATCCCTGCCCCGGCAGGCGGGCATCACCGGCTGCCCGAGGAATATTTGGCCTTGGTGATCAGGTAGAGGACGATGTCCTGGTGGCCCCCAAAGGCGGCGATGTGGAGGGCGCTCCAGCCGTCGCGGTTGGCCAGCCGGATGTCGGCGCCGAACTTGACCAGCAGCTTGACCAGTTCCAGGTTGCCGTCGATGACCGACTGGTGAAGCGCCGTCTGGCCCTCGGGCCCGAAGGAGTTGACGTTGAACTCGCAGTTGGTCATGTTCTGCAGCAGGGACTGGAGCTCTTTGGTGTTGCCCTTGCGCACCGCCTCCTGGAAGACGCGCTGGCTCGGCGGGGCGGGCGCCGCGCAGGTGGACAGCTCCGTCTGGCTCATGGCCGGCCCCGGGCGGGCACCCGCATGGAAGAGCTGGCGGCCAGGGCGGCCGAGAGGCGGCAGGGGGCTGTTGGCTCACGAGCCGAGCGCCGCGGGAGGGACGCGCCGGGCGAGAAAGACCCCCGACGGCGCGGCGCTCCGCGGCCGCCTTGCCGCATCCGAGACAGGACCCCCGCGAGGGGCGCGCGTCTGGACTAAGGGGCGGGAGCCGGGCGAGACCTAGCCGCGGCGCAGCCCGTCCCTCGGGGCTCGGCGCCCCTCTTCCGGGCTGCTCTCAAGGTTCCGGCGCGTCTCCTCACCCCTGCCGAGCCGCGGCTTCGACCGACTGAGCAGGGAATGCCCACGGGGGCGCCTTTTAGGCGGCCCGCTCGATTTGCATAACAATGGCCAGGCTGTGACGCTTCCCCGCCGCTCTAAAGGAggcgcggggaggggggaggcgctgATTGGCTGCTGCTCCACGGGGGAAAGTAGCTGAGAGCGCGATGGAACGTTGAGatggccgcgggggggggggggtggcctctcGTCCCCTCTTTCCCATTGCTCGGAGTTTGTGTGTTGGAATGCAGATTTCTCTCCCGCGGGTTCCTTcatttaaataaatattatttccccaccccccaaaacccacGATTGCGCCGAGGCTATTTCCTTCGTCTTGCAATCCTAGGCAGTAAATTCCCTTTGCACTCCAtggggtttacttctgagtaaataa is a window of Heteronotia binoei isolate CCM8104 ecotype False Entrance Well chromosome 12, APGP_CSIRO_Hbin_v1, whole genome shotgun sequence DNA encoding:
- the NRARP gene encoding notch-regulated ankyrin repeat-containing protein, giving the protein MSQTELSTCAAPAPPSQRVFQEAVRKGNTKELQSLLQNMTNCEFNVNSFGPEGQTALHQSVIDGNLELVKLLVKFGADIRLANRDGWSALHIAAFGGHQDIVLYLITKAKYSSGSR